The following coding sequences lie in one uncultured Celeribacter sp. genomic window:
- a CDS encoding P-II family nitrogen regulator — MKLIIAAIKPFKLEEVREALTGIGVRGMMVTEIKGFGSQSGHTEIYRGAEYAVNFVPKVKLEIVVADAMAEQVVETIATTAKTDKIGDGKIFVLDVEGATRVRTGETNDDAI; from the coding sequence GTGAAACTCATTATTGCTGCAATCAAGCCGTTCAAGCTTGAAGAAGTCCGCGAAGCGCTGACCGGGATCGGCGTTCGGGGCATGATGGTGACGGAGATCAAGGGCTTTGGCTCTCAGTCCGGTCACACCGAGATCTACCGCGGTGCGGAATACGCCGTGAATTTCGTGCCGAAGGTGAAACTTGAGATCGTCGTGGCCGATGCCATGGCTGAGCAAGTTGTCGAAACCATCGCAACCACCGCCAAGACCGACAAGATCGGCGACGGCAAGATTTTTGTCCTCGACGTGGAAGGCGCGACGCGCGTCCGTACCGGCGAGACCAACGACGACGCGATCTAA
- the sseA gene encoding 3-mercaptopyruvate sulfurtransferase has translation MPYSDPKTLVSTDWLAEHLKAPELRLIDASWYMPADERDCLDEYEREHIPGARFVDIDEVADLRSDLPHMLPPVEKFMSRMRALGIGDGHQVVVYDTSGMFSAPRVWWMFKYFGQDNVAVLDGGLPKWKAEGHPVTDQPPTIRDRHMITEIRPELVRDVTQVAASAKLGDYVIIDARSRGRFRGEEPEPRPGLASGHIPNSRNVPFQEVLNPDGTMKSNDELRAIFEAAGVDLNKPAITTCGSGASAAILGLALTRLGVPFSLYDGSWAEWGMYGDLKVATGDA, from the coding sequence ATGCCCTATAGCGATCCCAAAACGCTCGTCTCGACCGACTGGCTTGCCGAGCATCTGAAAGCGCCAGAGCTTCGCCTCATCGACGCCAGTTGGTACATGCCGGCGGATGAGCGCGATTGTCTCGATGAGTATGAGCGCGAACACATTCCCGGTGCTCGGTTTGTCGACATTGACGAGGTGGCCGACCTGCGGTCTGACTTGCCGCATATGTTGCCGCCCGTCGAGAAATTCATGTCCCGGATGCGCGCGCTTGGTATTGGCGACGGGCATCAGGTGGTGGTCTATGACACCTCCGGCATGTTCTCCGCGCCGCGCGTGTGGTGGATGTTCAAATATTTCGGCCAGGACAATGTCGCCGTTCTGGATGGCGGCCTGCCGAAATGGAAGGCCGAGGGGCATCCCGTCACCGATCAGCCGCCGACCATTCGCGACCGCCATATGATCACAGAGATTCGCCCCGAATTGGTGCGCGACGTGACGCAGGTCGCGGCTTCGGCCAAGCTCGGGGATTACGTGATCATCGACGCGCGCTCGCGTGGGCGGTTCCGTGGCGAAGAGCCCGAACCCCGTCCGGGTCTCGCCTCCGGTCACATTCCGAATTCTCGCAATGTGCCGTTCCAAGAGGTGCTGAACCCCGACGGGACGATGAAATCCAACGACGAGCTGCGCGCCATTTTCGAGGCTGCGGGCGTCGATTTGAACAAACCGGCCATCACCACCTGCGGGTCAGGGGCGAGTGCCGCAATCTTGGGCCTCGCGCTCACCCGTCTTGGCGTGCCGTTCTCGCTTTACGACGGATCCTGGGCGGAATGGGGCATGTATGGCGACCTGAAAGTCGCGACTGGAGACGCGTAA
- the mnmD gene encoding tRNA (5-methylaminomethyl-2-thiouridine)(34)-methyltransferase MnmD, with amino-acid sequence MTNNQTGAQPGDQTANIEWRDGKIPVSTQFDDPYFSLGNGLEETRHVFLSGNDLPARLRDGFHVAELGFGTGLNMLALALMWDGPGVVRFTSFEAFPMETADIHTALDAFPEAATIAGPFLDAWAQGLRQFRLGQVAVDVKIGDARETLAAWDGQADAWFLDGFSPAKNPELWGEELMREVGRHTAQGGTFATYTAAGHVRQKLTDAGFTVERIPGFGRKRHMSRGTKS; translated from the coding sequence ATGACAAACAACCAGACGGGCGCCCAGCCCGGCGACCAGACCGCGAACATCGAATGGCGCGACGGGAAAATCCCCGTTTCGACGCAGTTCGACGACCCTTATTTCTCACTCGGCAACGGGTTGGAGGAAACGCGACATGTTTTCCTGTCGGGCAATGATCTGCCCGCGCGCTTGCGGGACGGGTTTCATGTGGCGGAACTGGGCTTTGGCACCGGGCTCAACATGTTGGCTTTGGCGCTCATGTGGGACGGGCCCGGCGTGGTGCGGTTCACCTCGTTCGAGGCCTTCCCGATGGAGACTGCCGACATTCACACGGCGCTCGACGCATTCCCCGAAGCCGCCACGATTGCCGGGCCGTTTCTCGACGCCTGGGCGCAGGGGCTCCGGCAATTCCGACTGGGCCAGGTCGCGGTGGATGTGAAAATCGGCGATGCGCGTGAGACACTTGCCGCTTGGGACGGTCAGGCTGACGCCTGGTTCCTCGACGGGTTTTCGCCCGCCAAGAACCCTGAACTTTGGGGCGAGGAGCTGATGCGTGAGGTTGGACGTCACACCGCACAGGGCGGCACCTTCGCGACCTACACGGCGGCGGGACATGTACGTCAGAAACTGACCGACGCCGGTTTTACCGTCGAACGCATCCCCGGTTTTGGCCGCAAACGCCACATGAGCAGGGGCACTAAATCATGA
- the smpB gene encoding SsrA-binding protein SmpB yields the protein MAKKKQTPEEKNYKVIAENRRARYDYAIEDDIECGIVLTGSEVKSLRTGQSNIAESYASVDDGELWLTNSYIAPYEQAMFPHEERRKRKLLVSKRELSKLWQATGREGMTLVPLVMYFNHKGRVKIKLGIAKGKKTVDKRQTEAKRDWGRQKQRLLRHGG from the coding sequence ATGGCCAAGAAAAAACAAACGCCCGAAGAAAAGAACTATAAGGTCATCGCCGAAAACCGGCGGGCCCGCTACGACTATGCCATCGAGGATGACATTGAATGCGGGATCGTGCTCACCGGCTCCGAGGTCAAATCTCTGCGCACCGGCCAGTCGAACATTGCCGAAAGCTATGCCTCGGTCGACGACGGCGAGCTTTGGCTGACGAATTCGTACATCGCGCCTTACGAGCAGGCGATGTTCCCGCATGAGGAACGCCGCAAACGCAAGCTTTTGGTGTCGAAACGCGAACTCTCGAAACTCTGGCAAGCAACGGGACGCGAGGGCATGACGCTTGTGCCTTTGGTGATGTATTTCAACCATAAAGGCCGGGTCAAAATCAAACTCGGCATCGCCAAGGGTAAGAAAACCGTCGACAAACGTCAGACGGAGGCCAAGCGCGATTGGGGCCGCCAGAAACAGCGCCTGCTGCGCCACGGCGGCTGA
- a CDS encoding DMT family transporter has protein sequence MSRDNATLGTLLMIGATFIFAMQDGISRHLAGDYNVFMIVMIRYWAFAAFVVALSMRQGGIAKALRSERPKLQFFRGALLAFEILVMVTAFVRMGLVDGPAIFSVYPLLITALSGPILGERIGWRRWLLVAVGFIGILIIIRPGSGVFSFNAIFPMASALGFALYGLLNRYVSRFDGSNVTFFYTGISGMIVTSLIGAWYWEPMLPSDWLWMALLCVTSITGHYMLIRAYELSEASAIQPFAYLQLPFSAVLGILVFGDVIRANVVIGATIVVGAGVFTFLRAQQVARRTRLRSR, from the coding sequence ATGAGCCGCGACAACGCCACGCTGGGCACCCTTTTGATGATCGGCGCCACCTTCATCTTTGCGATGCAGGACGGCATCTCGCGGCATCTGGCGGGCGATTACAACGTCTTCATGATCGTGATGATCCGCTACTGGGCCTTTGCCGCTTTCGTCGTCGCCCTGTCGATGCGCCAGGGCGGGATTGCCAAAGCCCTGCGCTCCGAGCGTCCGAAATTACAGTTCTTTCGCGGCGCGCTTTTGGCCTTTGAAATCCTGGTCATGGTCACCGCTTTCGTGCGGATGGGATTGGTCGATGGGCCCGCGATTTTCTCGGTTTACCCCTTGCTGATCACGGCCCTCTCCGGTCCCATTCTGGGCGAGCGGATCGGCTGGCGGCGCTGGCTTTTGGTCGCGGTCGGTTTTATCGGCATCCTGATCATCATCCGCCCCGGCAGCGGTGTGTTTTCCTTCAATGCCATTTTCCCGATGGCCTCTGCTCTGGGCTTTGCGCTCTACGGGTTGCTCAATCGCTATGTGTCGCGCTTCGATGGATCGAATGTCACCTTCTTCTACACGGGCATTTCCGGCATGATCGTCACATCCCTGATCGGCGCTTGGTATTGGGAACCGATGCTGCCCTCGGACTGGCTTTGGATGGCTCTCTTGTGCGTCACCTCGATCACCGGGCATTACATGTTGATCAGGGCCTATGAGCTGTCCGAGGCTTCGGCGATTCAACCCTTTGCCTATCTGCAACTGCCGTTTTCCGCCGTCTTGGGCATTCTGGTGTTCGGCGATGTGATCCGGGCCAATGTGGTGATCGGGGCCACCATTGTCGTCGGCGCCGGGGTGTTCACCTTTCTGCGCGCACAGCAAGTCGCCCGCCGCACACGGTTAAGATCTCGTTAA
- a CDS encoding ion channel — protein sequence MFIQIFVGSTLILLSVFVAALGFLVMELTLQRAHGWLIREPHRPKLAVVLFGAVIAVLWMITAGVWIWAIAFRLFGLFAHFEEALYFSLVAFTTLGFGDLLLPENWRLLGGFAATNGLLNIGMMTALLMEVLRHVRRNQLESRHSR from the coding sequence ATGTTCATCCAGATTTTTGTCGGCTCAACCCTGATCCTCCTGTCGGTCTTTGTGGCCGCCTTGGGGTTTCTGGTCATGGAGCTGACGCTTCAGCGCGCGCATGGTTGGCTGATCCGCGAACCGCATCGGCCGAAGCTTGCGGTGGTGCTCTTTGGCGCGGTGATTGCGGTCTTGTGGATGATTACGGCGGGGGTCTGGATCTGGGCCATTGCCTTTCGCCTCTTCGGTCTCTTCGCGCATTTCGAGGAGGCTTTGTATTTCTCGCTTGTGGCCTTCACGACGCTTGGGTTTGGCGATTTGTTGCTGCCTGAAAATTGGCGTTTGCTTGGCGGGTTTGCCGCGACGAACGGGCTTTTGAACATCGGGATGATGACTGCGCTCTTGATGGAGGTGCTGCGCCATGTGCGGCGCAACCAGTTGGAAAGTCGGCATTCACGATAA
- a CDS encoding ammonium transporter has protein sequence MPLMAFAQDAEEAVAAAVPTDVVFIMNTVLFLVGGFLVFFMAAGFAMLEAGLVRSKNVAMQLTKNVALFGLASIFYYLIGYNLMYPLGTWSVDGILSGVFGPGVLEAVGVTADAVDDYSYASTGSDFFFQLMFCGATASIVSGTLAERIKLWPFLIFTIILTSIIYPISASWKWGGGFLDEAGFLDFAGSTVVHSVGGWAALAGALILGPRIGKYKDGKVTAFPGSNLTLATLGTFILWLGWFGFNGGSQLAMGSVGDVADVSRIFANTNTAAAGGAIAALIVTQLVYGKVDLTMVLNGALAGLVSITAEPLTPTLGAATLIGMVGGVIVVFAVPFLDKLKIDDVVGAIPVHLICGIWGTIAVVFTNSDASIGTQLYGIAVVGVFTFVVSGIVWFILKAVMGIRVSEEEEMMGLDKAELGMEAYPEFYKG, from the coding sequence ATGCCGCTTATGGCCTTTGCGCAGGACGCTGAAGAGGCCGTTGCTGCCGCCGTGCCGACCGATGTCGTCTTTATCATGAACACCGTGCTGTTCCTTGTGGGCGGCTTCCTCGTGTTCTTCATGGCCGCTGGTTTTGCCATGCTCGAAGCGGGCCTCGTGCGTTCCAAGAACGTTGCGATGCAGCTCACCAAAAACGTGGCCCTCTTTGGCCTCGCCTCGATCTTCTACTACCTGATCGGCTATAACCTGATGTACCCGCTGGGCACCTGGTCGGTTGATGGCATCCTCTCCGGCGTCTTCGGCCCGGGCGTGCTTGAAGCCGTTGGTGTGACCGCCGATGCTGTGGACGACTACTCCTACGCCTCCACCGGCTCCGACTTCTTCTTCCAGCTGATGTTCTGTGGTGCGACCGCCTCCATCGTGTCCGGTACGCTTGCTGAGCGCATCAAACTGTGGCCGTTCCTGATCTTCACGATCATCCTGACCTCCATCATCTACCCGATTTCTGCCTCCTGGAAATGGGGCGGCGGTTTCCTCGACGAAGCTGGGTTCCTCGACTTCGCCGGTTCCACCGTTGTGCACTCCGTAGGTGGCTGGGCTGCTCTGGCTGGCGCTCTCATCCTCGGCCCGCGTATCGGCAAATACAAAGACGGCAAAGTCACTGCTTTCCCGGGCTCCAACCTGACGCTCGCCACTCTGGGTACGTTCATCCTGTGGCTCGGTTGGTTCGGCTTCAACGGCGGTTCCCAGCTCGCTATGGGCTCCGTGGGTGACGTGGCTGACGTGTCCCGTATCTTCGCCAACACCAACACCGCAGCTGCCGGTGGTGCGATCGCCGCTCTGATCGTGACCCAGCTGGTCTACGGCAAAGTCGATCTGACCATGGTGCTCAACGGCGCTCTGGCTGGCCTCGTGTCCATCACCGCTGAACCGCTCACCCCGACCCTGGGTGCAGCCACCCTGATCGGTATGGTCGGCGGCGTGATCGTGGTCTTCGCTGTGCCGTTCCTCGACAAGCTGAAAATCGATGACGTTGTCGGTGCGATCCCGGTCCACCTGATCTGCGGCATCTGGGGCACCATCGCTGTTGTCTTCACCAACTCCGACGCCTCCATCGGCACTCAGCTCTACGGTATCGCCGTGGTCGGTGTGTTCACCTTCGTTGTCTCCGGCATCGTGTGGTTCATCCTGAAGGCCGTCATGGGCATCCGCGTCTCCGAAGAAGAAGAGATGATGGGCCTCGACAAAGCCGAGCTGGGCATGGAAGCCTACCCGGAATTCTACAAAGGCTGA
- a CDS encoding rhodanese-like domain-containing protein has protein sequence MKTETVDGLSFETWTVDEVANAFDANEIALIDVRTPQEYAFEHIPGALLLPLSFFSAEKLPSQEGKRIVFHCGSGVRSGKVAAACAAAGISPVAHMEGGFGAWKTAGKAYTGTDMATGAPKSVPAT, from the coding sequence ATGAAAACCGAAACCGTAGATGGGCTGAGCTTTGAAACATGGACCGTGGATGAGGTGGCAAACGCTTTTGATGCCAATGAGATCGCCCTGATCGACGTGCGCACCCCGCAAGAATACGCGTTCGAGCATATCCCCGGCGCGCTCCTCTTGCCGCTGTCCTTCTTCTCCGCCGAAAAGCTGCCGTCGCAGGAGGGCAAGCGCATCGTGTTCCACTGCGGTTCGGGGGTGCGTTCGGGTAAAGTGGCCGCCGCCTGTGCCGCTGCGGGCATCAGCCCGGTGGCCCATATGGAAGGTGGCTTTGGTGCCTGGAAAACCGCCGGCAAGGCCTATACCGGCACCGACATGGCGACCGGCGCACCGAAGTCCGTGCCCGCCACCTAA
- the dapA gene encoding 4-hydroxy-tetrahydrodipicolinate synthase yields the protein MFKGSIPALVTPFKNGELDVDTLKRLVEWHIEEGSAGLVPVGTTGESPTLSHAEHEKVIEIVVETAAGRVPVIAGAGSNNTQEGIRLIKHAAKVGADAALVVTPYYNKPTQKGLIAHFSAMHDAAELPIVIYNIPGRSVIDMTTDTMAQLSKLPRIVGVKDATGDLSRVPKTRMACGPEFCQLSGEDATALGFNAHGGVGCISVTANVAPKLCAEMQAACALGDYAKALRITDKLMPLHLAIFMEPGVSGAKYAMSLLGLCSDDVRLPLTPLSNDTKAAIKSAMEHAGLL from the coding sequence ATGTTCAAAGGATCCATTCCTGCACTGGTGACGCCGTTTAAGAACGGCGAGCTGGATGTCGATACGCTCAAACGTCTGGTCGAGTGGCATATTGAAGAAGGCTCTGCGGGCCTCGTTCCCGTCGGCACCACCGGCGAAAGCCCGACGCTCAGCCATGCCGAGCATGAAAAAGTGATCGAGATCGTGGTGGAGACCGCCGCCGGTCGTGTGCCGGTCATCGCAGGCGCAGGCTCGAACAACACCCAAGAGGGCATTCGCCTGATCAAACATGCAGCGAAAGTGGGGGCAGATGCGGCGCTGGTCGTGACGCCCTATTACAACAAGCCGACGCAAAAAGGCCTGATCGCGCATTTCTCCGCGATGCATGACGCCGCCGAATTGCCGATCGTGATTTACAACATTCCGGGCCGTTCGGTGATCGACATGACCACGGACACGATGGCGCAGCTGTCGAAACTGCCGCGCATCGTGGGCGTCAAGGATGCCACCGGCGATCTGTCCCGCGTGCCGAAAACCCGCATGGCCTGTGGGCCGGAGTTCTGTCAGCTTTCGGGCGAAGATGCGACCGCGCTGGGTTTCAACGCCCATGGCGGTGTCGGCTGTATCTCCGTCACGGCCAACGTCGCGCCGAAACTGTGCGCCGAGATGCAGGCCGCCTGCGCGCTTGGCGATTACGCGAAAGCGCTGCGGATCACGGATAAACTGATGCCGCTGCATCTGGCGATTTTCATGGAGCCGGGTGTGTCCGGTGCGAAATATGCGATGTCGCTTCTGGGGCTGTGCTCCGACGACGTGCGCCTGCCGTTGACACCTTTGTCCAACGACACCAAGGCCGCGATCAAATCGGCGATGGAGCATGCTGGCCTGCTCTAA
- a CDS encoding amino acid aminotransferase: protein MLSNLKPQPADKILELMALYQNDPRDTKIDLGVGIYKNAEGETPVMRAIKAAEKQLWEVETTKKYTALSGDPAFGAAIKTLVLGDSVDHSRVGAIATPGGTGAVRQALELAKLVDPETTIWTSNPTWPNHVSIIKFMGLNHAEYAYFDEASCTVDFDAMMESLKAVKAGDVVLLHGCCHNPTGANLTLEQYGLVADLIAEKGAIALVDIAYQGFGDGLEEDAAATRLLASKLPELLIASSCSKNFGIYRERTGCLMAISETAEQTPVTQGTLNFLNRQNYSFPPDHGARLVTMILTDEALKADWMAELEEVRLGMLGLRQQLSDELKRLTNSDRFDFIARHRGMFSRIGATPEEVLKIREDFGIYMVGDSRMNIAGLNAETVPLLAEAVAKTCK, encoded by the coding sequence ATGCTGAGCAATCTGAAACCCCAACCGGCGGATAAAATCCTCGAACTCATGGCGCTGTATCAAAACGATCCGCGCGACACGAAGATCGACCTGGGCGTCGGCATCTACAAGAATGCCGAGGGTGAGACCCCGGTGATGCGTGCGATCAAAGCGGCCGAAAAGCAGCTTTGGGAGGTCGAGACCACCAAGAAATACACAGCACTTTCCGGCGATCCGGCCTTTGGCGCGGCGATCAAGACGCTGGTGCTGGGCGACAGCGTGGATCATTCTCGCGTTGGCGCCATTGCGACGCCAGGCGGCACGGGTGCTGTACGTCAGGCGCTTGAGCTGGCCAAGCTGGTCGATCCCGAGACCACGATCTGGACCTCGAACCCGACCTGGCCGAACCACGTCTCGATCATCAAGTTTATGGGTCTGAACCACGCCGAATACGCCTATTTCGACGAGGCCTCCTGTACCGTCGATTTCGACGCAATGATGGAAAGCCTCAAGGCGGTGAAAGCGGGCGATGTGGTCTTGCTGCATGGCTGCTGTCACAACCCGACCGGTGCGAACCTGACGCTGGAGCAATACGGCCTTGTCGCCGATCTGATCGCCGAGAAAGGCGCCATTGCTCTGGTAGACATCGCTTATCAGGGCTTTGGTGACGGACTTGAAGAAGACGCGGCGGCGACCCGTCTTTTGGCCTCCAAACTGCCGGAGCTTCTGATCGCGTCGTCGTGTTCGAAAAACTTCGGCATCTACCGCGAGCGCACCGGCTGCCTCATGGCGATCTCCGAGACAGCCGAGCAAACGCCCGTGACCCAGGGCACGCTCAACTTTTTGAACCGTCAAAACTATTCCTTCCCGCCGGATCACGGCGCGCGTCTGGTGACGATGATCCTCACCGACGAGGCTCTCAAAGCCGACTGGATGGCGGAATTGGAAGAGGTGCGTCTGGGCATGTTGGGCCTGCGCCAGCAGCTCTCTGATGAACTCAAGCGCCTGACCAATTCGGATCGCTTCGACTTTATCGCCCGTCACCGTGGGATGTTCTCCCGCATCGGCGCGACGCCCGAAGAGGTGCTGAAAATCCGTGAGGACTTCGGCATCTACATGGTGGGCGACTCGCGGATGAACATCGCCGGGCTGAACGCAGAGACGGTGCCGCTTCTGGCCGAGGCCGTGGCGAAGACCTGCAAATAA
- a CDS encoding lytic transglycosylase domain-containing protein has product MPKTPSAKAVYAFVFAFLSPFSMAASPESDALTRAYEARAQGDWDLARQEAQGVGRDIIEWHSLRAGRGTFEAYRDFLKRNADWPGLPLLAEKGEAVIPTDADPKEVTDYLTAYPPQTGRGALRLISAFEARNMSADAQAQAVLTWNTLPMGAEEETILLSRYGSILTKHHVARAEMLLWRERFEDALRMVPNLPTGWDKLIVAARKLVKDEAGVDDAISAVPAALADHPILAHARFEWRVRRGRNEDATTLLLQHSTAEGLGEPVEWGNRRRMLARQMMRDGKGKIAYSVAARHGLAPEQDHYADLEWLSGYIALRYLDDAGLALDHFNRFRMAVGTPISLGRAGYWEGRALEAMGARDDAAAAYAFGAQFQTAFYGLLSAEKIGLPLDPALTGEMRFADYKQAAFMGSSVLKAALLLEEAGETPLAARFLRHLGESLSPQELGQLGDLALDHDAYLAVLVAKFAADQGIVLNRAYYPLHALAEADLPVEPELAMAIARRESEFYPMAQSHVGARGLMQLMPRTGEAMAEKVGIENYSDSLLFDPIINTRLGSAYLAQLIEEFGDNIPLVAVGYNAGPTRARDWIKRYGDPRTGEVDPVDWIEHLPFRETQNYVMRVAESIPVYRARLHGETGPVHMMDMLSGR; this is encoded by the coding sequence ATGCCCAAAACGCCCTCCGCAAAAGCAGTCTATGCTTTTGTATTCGCTTTTCTTTCTCCATTTTCCATGGCCGCGTCTCCCGAATCGGATGCGCTGACGCGGGCCTATGAGGCGCGCGCCCAAGGCGATTGGGATCTGGCCCGTCAGGAGGCCCAAGGCGTCGGGCGTGACATCATCGAATGGCATTCTTTGCGCGCGGGCCGTGGCACATTCGAGGCGTACCGCGATTTTCTGAAACGCAACGCGGATTGGCCGGGCCTGCCGCTTTTGGCGGAAAAAGGCGAGGCGGTGATCCCAACGGACGCCGACCCCAAGGAGGTCACCGATTACCTGACGGCCTATCCGCCGCAAACCGGTCGCGGCGCGCTGCGATTGATCTCGGCCTTTGAGGCGCGGAACATGTCGGCGGATGCGCAGGCGCAGGCGGTGCTGACCTGGAACACCCTGCCGATGGGGGCCGAGGAGGAAACGATCCTGTTGTCGCGCTATGGATCGATTCTGACGAAACATCATGTGGCGCGTGCCGAGATGCTGTTGTGGCGGGAGCGGTTCGAGGACGCCTTGCGGATGGTGCCGAACCTGCCGACCGGCTGGGACAAACTCATCGTGGCGGCGCGAAAACTGGTCAAGGACGAAGCAGGCGTCGATGACGCAATCTCCGCGGTGCCCGCCGCTTTGGCGGATCATCCGATCCTGGCCCATGCCCGGTTCGAATGGCGGGTGCGGCGGGGGCGCAACGAAGACGCCACCACGCTTTTGCTGCAACATTCTACCGCAGAGGGTCTGGGCGAGCCTGTCGAATGGGGCAACCGCCGCCGTATGTTGGCGCGGCAGATGATGCGCGATGGCAAGGGCAAGATCGCCTATTCTGTCGCTGCGCGTCATGGGCTTGCGCCCGAGCAGGATCACTACGCCGATCTCGAATGGCTGTCGGGCTATATCGCGCTGCGTTACCTCGATGACGCCGGGCTGGCATTGGATCATTTCAATCGTTTCCGCATGGCGGTCGGCACGCCGATCTCACTGGGCCGCGCAGGCTATTGGGAGGGCCGCGCGCTTGAGGCCATGGGCGCCCGCGACGATGCGGCGGCGGCTTATGCCTTTGGGGCGCAGTTCCAGACCGCGTTTTACGGGTTGTTGTCGGCGGAAAAGATCGGCCTGCCGCTCGATCCGGCGCTGACCGGGGAAATGCGCTTTGCCGATTACAAACAGGCGGCTTTCATGGGCTCTTCGGTTTTGAAAGCCGCGCTTTTGTTGGAAGAGGCCGGGGAGACGCCGCTTGCGGCGCGCTTCCTGCGACATCTGGGCGAAAGCCTCAGCCCCCAAGAGCTTGGTCAACTGGGCGATCTGGCACTTGATCACGATGCTTATCTGGCTGTTCTCGTGGCGAAATTCGCCGCCGATCAGGGGATCGTGTTGAACCGGGCCTACTACCCGCTGCACGCTTTGGCTGAGGCCGATTTGCCGGTGGAGCCGGAGCTGGCGATGGCGATTGCTCGCCGCGAAAGCGAATTCTACCCGATGGCGCAGTCGCATGTCGGGGCGCGCGGACTGATGCAGCTCATGCCGCGCACGGGTGAGGCGATGGCGGAAAAGGTCGGGATTGAAAACTATTCCGACAGCTTGCTGTTCGACCCGATCATCAACACGCGGTTGGGCTCGGCCTATCTGGCGCAATTGATCGAAGAGTTCGGCGACAACATCCCGCTCGTCGCCGTGGGCTATAACGCGGGTCCGACGCGGGCGCGGGATTGGATCAAACGCTACGGCGACCCGCGCACGGGCGAAGTGGACCCCGTGGATTGGATCGAACACCTGCCGTTTCGCGAGACCCAGAATTACGTCATGCGCGTCGCGGAGAGTATCCCTGTCTATCGTGCGCGACTGCACGGAGAAACGGGGCCCGTCCATATGATGGACATGCTGTCAGGTCGTTGA
- a CDS encoding FAD-binding oxidoreductase, producing the protein MGRAEITIYGAGAFGLSCGYEAAKRGAKVRVIDPYGVGHGSSGGIVGALAPHTPERWNAKKEFQFQSLILARAHWPEVEATGGVSSGYGNLGRVQAIKDERQLQLAREREDQATDLWQGKAEWRVVAQGETGYWAPLSPTGYLIHDTLSARLNPWRACQALAAAITALGGEVVCEGSQEGAVIHASGWWGLKALNEAFGKEVGNGVKGQAILLDLSLPEAPQLYGESLHVIPHADGTTAIGSTSERDFDSPETTDDQCDALLERAIAAVPMLADVKELRRWAGVRPRAKSRAPMLGAWPDRAGHFIANGGFKIGYGMAPLAAQVLIDLVLEGRDAIPEDFRVEASL; encoded by the coding sequence ATGGGCAGAGCAGAAATCACGATCTATGGCGCTGGCGCCTTTGGGCTGTCCTGCGGATATGAGGCGGCGAAGCGCGGCGCGAAGGTGCGGGTGATCGACCCTTACGGTGTCGGGCATGGCTCGTCCGGTGGGATCGTCGGCGCGCTGGCGCCGCACACACCGGAACGTTGGAATGCCAAGAAAGAGTTTCAGTTTCAGAGCCTGATACTGGCGCGCGCACATTGGCCGGAGGTTGAGGCGACAGGCGGCGTGTCCTCGGGCTATGGCAATCTGGGGCGGGTGCAGGCGATCAAAGATGAGCGTCAGTTGCAACTGGCCCGTGAACGTGAAGATCAGGCGACAGACCTGTGGCAAGGCAAGGCCGAGTGGCGTGTCGTGGCACAGGGCGAGACCGGATATTGGGCACCGCTCAGCCCAACCGGCTATCTCATCCACGACACGCTTTCCGCTCGGCTGAACCCGTGGCGGGCGTGTCAGGCGCTGGCCGCCGCGATCACGGCGCTGGGCGGTGAGGTCGTGTGCGAAGGGTCGCAGGAGGGCGCGGTGATCCATGCCTCGGGCTGGTGGGGGCTGAAAGCGCTTAATGAGGCCTTTGGCAAAGAGGTCGGCAATGGCGTGAAAGGGCAGGCGATCCTGCTCGACCTGTCGCTGCCAGAGGCGCCGCAGCTTTATGGCGAGAGCCTGCATGTCATTCCGCACGCGGATGGCACGACGGCAATCGGGTCGACGTCCGAGCGGGATTTCGACAGTCCCGAGACGACCGACGACCAATGCGACGCGCTTTTGGAACGGGCGATTGCGGCGGTGCCGATGCTGGCGGATGTGAAGGAACTCAGGCGCTGGGCCGGGGTGCGACCGCGCGCCAAATCCCGTGCGCCGATGCTGGGCGCCTGGCCCGACCGTGCCGGACATTTCATCGCCAATGGCGGGTTCAAGATCGGCTACGGCATGGCACCGCTCGCGGCGCAGGTTTTGATTGACCTCGTGCTGGAGGGGCGCGACGCTATTCCTGAGGATTTCCGCGTGGAGGCGAGTCTATGA